The nucleotide sequence TCATCTTCCTCGAGGACGGGGGTCGCGCGACCGTCGTCAACGGCCTCGGTCCCGACCCCGGTGCGTGGGACCCCGAGGCCCTCCTGCCGGCCGTCGCGTCCGCCCTCGACGGCGCTCCGGCCGTGGCCTGCTCCGGCTCCCTGCCGCCTGGGCTGCCGGACGACACCTACGGACGGGTCGTCGAGCTCGCCCACTCCCGCGGGGTCGAGGCCTGGGTCGACGGCGGCCCGGCGGTGCTCGGCGCCGCGCTCCCCTTCGAGCCGGACCTGGTGTGCCCCAACGTCGGTGAGGCCGAGGCGCTCCTGCACGGTCGCGCCGACGAGGCCGTCGAGGAGTCGGGCGACGACCTCGTCGACCGCTGCGTCGCGGCCGCCCGCGAGCTCCACGGGCGCGGCGCCCGCCGGGCCGTCGTCACCGCCGGCTCGCACGGCGCCGCCCTCGTGACGGCCGCCGGCGCGTGGTGGCTCGGCGCCACCCGGGTGCCCGTCGCCAACCCGATCGGCGCCGGCGACTCCTTCCTCGCCGGCACGGCCCACGCCCTCCTGTCCGGGGCGTCCGACACCGACGCCGTCCGCCACGGGACGGCGGTCGCCGCCGCCGCGGTCCAGCACCCGTCCGGCGGGATGCTCGACGCGGCGCTCGTCGCCCCGGCCCTCGCGGCCCTGCCCGAGGCGGTGCCCGCGTGAGCCGGCCGACCATCTACGACGTCGCCCGCGAGTCCGGGGTGTCCATCAAGACCGTCTCGCGCGTCATCAACGACGCCCCCAACGTCCGCCCCGCCACCCTCGCCCGTGTGCGCAGCGCGATCGACCTGCTCGGCTACCAGCCCGACCCGGCGGCGCAGCGGCTCGGTGGCGGGCGCCTGCCGACGGTCGGTGTCGTCGTCGACTCCATCGCCGACCCCTTCTTCGCCCGGTTCGCGGCCGTCGTCGAGGCCCGCGCGACGGCGGTGGGGATGGACGTGCTCATCGCGTCGACCGGCCTCGACGAGGACCGGCTGCGCACCCAGGTCGAGCGGCTGGCGCGGCGCGGGGTGGCGGGGCTGGTCGTCGCGCCGTTCGGCGACGCGGCCTCGGTCGCGGCTGCCCTGCCGTCCGACCTGCCGGTGGTCGTCGTGGACCGGCCCTACGCGTCGGTGGGTGCCGACGCCGTCCGGGTCACGGACGAGCCGGGCGCCCACGAGGCCGTCCACCACCTCCTCGACCACGGCCACCTCCGCATCGGGTTCGTCGGCCGCACAGGGCAGTTCGCGACGCTCGCCGACCGTTATCGCGGGTACGAGCGGGCGCTCCACGAGGCCGGGGTCGAGGTCGACCCGGCCCTCGTCGAGACGCGCGCGTGGACGACCGACGAGGCGCTGCCCCTCGTGACCGCGATGCTCACCGGCCCCGACGCACCGACCGCCGTCTTCGCCGCGACCCCGATGACCGGCCTCGCCGTCCTCACCGCCCAGCAGCGGCTCGACCGGCGCGACGTCGCGCTCGTCGTCTTCGGCGACCTCCCGGGCGCCGAGCTGATGACGCCACCGACGACGGTCGTCGACCAGCAGCCGGATGCCTTGGCGGACACCGCGTTCGACCTCCTCGAACGGCGGCTGCGCGAGCCGTCGGCGGAGCCGCTGGACAGCGTCCTGCCGACCCGGCTCGTGCGCCGCGGGTCCGGCGAACTGCGGCCCGGGGGTGCGTCGTGAACGCCGTCGACCTCGGCATCGACCTCGGGACGACGATGACCAAGGTCGCCGCGGTCGACGACGCCGGGACGGTCGTCGGCAGCGCCGCCGTCGCCACCGCGTGGAGCGAGCCCGGCGACGGACGGGCCGAGCGCACGCCGGAGTCGGTCGTCGAGGCCGTCGAGCGGCTGCTCGACGAGGTCGTGGCCGGGCTGCCCCACGGCACGACCGTCCGCTCCGTCGGCATCACGTCGATGGCCGAGGCCGGCACCCTGCTCGACGCGTCCGGCGCCGCCCGCTCCCCCGTCATGGCGTGGCACGACCCGCGCGGCGACGACCAGGCGGCCGCCTTCCCCGAGCACCTCGCCCGGGCCTTCCCCGAGCGCACGGGGCTGCCGGTCGGCCACGTCGCGACCCTCTTCAAGCTGCTCTGGCTGCGCGAGGAGGGCCTCGACCTGCGCGGGCTGCAGTGGCTCGGCGCCCCTGAGCTCGTGCTGCACCGCCTCGGCGGCCGGCGCGTCGCCGAGCGCTCGCTGCTCGGCCGGACCGGCCTGCTCGACGTCCACACCGGGGGCCGGTGGCGGCCGGCGCTGGACCTCCTCGGGGTCGACGGCTCCCTCGTGCCCGACGCCGTCGGCGCCGGCGAGCCGGTCGGCACCGTGCGCGCGGACCACCCCGTCGTCCCCCTGCGCGGCGCCGTCCTCACGATGGCCGGGCACGACCACGCGGTCGCGGCGGCCGCGACGGGTTGCGGCACACCGGGATCGGCCCTCGACAGCTTCGGCACCGCAGAGGCGTGGCTCGCCGCGTCCGACCACGTGCCCGAGCCGGAGGTCGTCGGCCGCCTGTCGAACGAGGGCATCTCCGTCTACCCGCACGTCGTGCGCGGCAGCACCGCGCTCATCGGTGGGACGCGGACCGGGCTGGTGCTCAAGCGGGTCCAACGCATCCTCGGCGCGACCGAGGACCCCGCCCGCTCGGCGCTCGACGCCGCGGCCCTCCTGCTCGCCCCCGGCGACACGGCGGACGTCCGCGTCTCCGGCTTCGGGATGGAGGACCGCGAGGTCGTCGTGCACCTCGGCTCCGACCACCACACGCCGGCCCACGTCTGGCGGGCGGCCCTCGACGGCGGCACCGCCCGCGGCCGCGCGGTCCTCGCCACCCTGGCCCGCGCCGGCGTGCCCGTCGAGCGGATCGTCGTGGCCGGTGGGTGGGCCCGGATGCGCTCCGTCGTCGCCGCCCGCGAGGACCTCGCGGCGCTCGTCGAGGTCGGGGACGTCGAGCAGCCCGGCACGTGGGGTGCCGCGAGGTTCGGCGCCTGGGCCGCGACCGGCACGGCATCCACCGGCACCGACCCGCGACCGCCGGCGGCGTGGTTCGAGCACTGAGATCCCACGGGCCGGAGGGGCCCGCCTCAGGGCGTGGCCGAGACGTCGACGAGCGCGGCGTGGCCCCCGCCGTCGACACGCACCGTCGCGACGGCGCGTCCGTCGCGCACGGCTGCCCCGAGGGCGGCCGCGTCGTCCTGCGGGAGGAACCAGCTCTCGATGCCGCACTCCAGCCGCCATCCTGCGTCGTCGCACCGGAGGAACAGTCCGTCATCGGGCGCGGCGCGCTGCACGGGCCCTCCGACCCACACGTCCCCGGAGCGGGTGAGGGGCACGAACGCCGTCCCGCGGTCGGCGACCGCACCCGAGCCCGGATCACCGACTCGCCCGGCGGAGTCCGGGAGGTCGGGGTAGGTGAGGTCGGCGTACGCACCACGGAAGGGGTCGTACGGGTCGACGGGCGCGACGCGCAGGCGCACCTCCTCGCCGGTCAGCCTGGCGGACAGGGGCGCCCACGCGACGACGCCGACGAGGACGAGCTGCGCGAGCGTCGCGGCGACGACGCGTCCGGTGCGCCCGGTCATGACCGCGCCTCCCGCCCCTCGGCCACGAGCCGGCGGCGGCCGCGGTCCGCGACGACGCCGGTGCCGATGAGCACGACGCCCACGGCGAGGAAGAGGACGGCGCCCGAGAGCACCGGCGCGAAGACGGCGAAGGCCTGCACGGTCGTGAAGAGCACGAGGGCCGCGGTGGCCGCCCAGGTGAGCCGCTCGGCGTCCCGCATCCCCCCGAGGACCGCGTAGCCGCTCGTCACGCCGAGGTAGACGAGGACCGCGACGACCGCCCGCACCCAGTCCGAGGGC is from Arthrobacter sp. NEB 688 and encodes:
- a CDS encoding LacI family DNA-binding transcriptional regulator; the encoded protein is MSRPTIYDVARESGVSIKTVSRVINDAPNVRPATLARVRSAIDLLGYQPDPAAQRLGGGRLPTVGVVVDSIADPFFARFAAVVEARATAVGMDVLIASTGLDEDRLRTQVERLARRGVAGLVVAPFGDAASVAAALPSDLPVVVVDRPYASVGADAVRVTDEPGAHEAVHHLLDHGHLRIGFVGRTGQFATLADRYRGYERALHEAGVEVDPALVETRAWTTDEALPLVTAMLTGPDAPTAVFAATPMTGLAVLTAQQRLDRRDVALVVFGDLPGAELMTPPTTVVDQQPDALADTAFDLLERRLREPSAEPLDSVLPTRLVRRGSGELRPGGAS
- a CDS encoding PfkB family carbohydrate kinase is translated as MLVVTPNTCLDVTTWLGALVPGTVSRSTRTVTVAGGKGVNVCRTLRVLGREHRLLGLAPRDDDRLATLLAAEGCAFVPVPHDGQGRLSLIFLEDGGRATVVNGLGPDPGAWDPEALLPAVASALDGAPAVACSGSLPPGLPDDTYGRVVELAHSRGVEAWVDGGPAVLGAALPFEPDLVCPNVGEAEALLHGRADEAVEESGDDLVDRCVAAARELHGRGARRAVVTAGSHGAALVTAAGAWWLGATRVPVANPIGAGDSFLAGTAHALLSGASDTDAVRHGTAVAAAAVQHPSGGMLDAALVAPALAALPEAVPA
- a CDS encoding GDYXXLXY domain-containing protein; this encodes MTGRTGRVVAATLAQLVLVGVVAWAPLSARLTGEEVRLRVAPVDPYDPFRGAYADLTYPDLPDSAGRVGDPGSGAVADRGTAFVPLTRSGDVWVGGPVQRAAPDDGLFLRCDDAGWRLECGIESWFLPQDDAAALGAAVRDGRAVATVRVDGGGHAALVDVSATP
- a CDS encoding FGGY family carbohydrate kinase; translation: MNAVDLGIDLGTTMTKVAAVDDAGTVVGSAAVATAWSEPGDGRAERTPESVVEAVERLLDEVVAGLPHGTTVRSVGITSMAEAGTLLDASGAARSPVMAWHDPRGDDQAAAFPEHLARAFPERTGLPVGHVATLFKLLWLREEGLDLRGLQWLGAPELVLHRLGGRRVAERSLLGRTGLLDVHTGGRWRPALDLLGVDGSLVPDAVGAGEPVGTVRADHPVVPLRGAVLTMAGHDHAVAAAATGCGTPGSALDSFGTAEAWLAASDHVPEPEVVGRLSNEGISVYPHVVRGSTALIGGTRTGLVLKRVQRILGATEDPARSALDAAALLLAPGDTADVRVSGFGMEDREVVVHLGSDHHTPAHVWRAALDGGTARGRAVLATLARAGVPVERIVVAGGWARMRSVVAAREDLAALVEVGDVEQPGTWGAARFGAWAATGTASTGTDPRPPAAWFEH